The Clostridium sporogenes region CTCTCCAATAGGCACTTGGAGAATAGTGACCAAAGGCACTTGGGGAAATGGTTTTGGCGGTAGATGGATGGGACTTAATGTTCCCTGGGGCAAATATGGCATACATGGAACTAATGTACCATATTCCATAGGTCAGCACTCTTCTCATGGGTGTATAAGAATGAAAAATAAAAATGTAGCTGAATTATATAAAATTGTACCCCTGGGTACAACTGTAATAATATGGGGAGGACCCTTTGGAAACTTCGGAAAAGCTCTAAGATCTATAGAACCTGGCATGCGAGGTTCCGATGTGTATGAGGTTCAAAAACTTCTAAAAGAAAAAAAATATTATAGCGGTGAACCTGATGGAATATATGGTGAAAATATGAAATCAGTAATACATAAATTTCAAAGAGACAATAATATTCCACTATCAAATACTATCAATTCTTCCTTTTATAAAAAATTAGGGGTAGAACTTATAGAATAAGCTCCCCCCTTATATAAATATATAAAAATAGTTTTAGGCAATAACTTGTTTAGATTTGTTTTTAAATGCTGATTTTAGCATTATTGTTGCAGTATATATTACTACTGCTATAACTAACCAACGTAATATATCCATTGGCAAGGATTTAACTAAAAATGCAGCTATTAAAACTCCAACTGTTCCTGCTAAACACATTGACACACTAGCCTTTCTATTATAAGCACCTTCTTTAACAAATTTAGCTGATGCTGGTGGCATTAAAAATGCACAGGATCCCATCATTATTGGGAAAGCAACCTTTGGTGACATTCCTAACATAAACACTAGAGCCATACATGGTGCATATAAACCTATACCTGCTGTCATTAGAGCTCCTAATATAAAGTTTATTACTACTGCTATAATCAATTTTGTACCTTGTAATCCTATAGCATCTCCACCACCTGGCATCCAATGCATTTGACCTGCAAGCATAAAATAAGCTGTCACTAATAATGCACATCCCATTGTAAGTTGAATCATTTTTTCTGGAAGCTTTGATACTATACCTGCTCCTATAATAGCTCCTACAGTTGCTGCAACTAGCATAGATATTAAAGTAATCGAATCTACTTCTATAATTTTTATGAATATTATAGCCTCAATTAAAACTGGAATTGTATTGGCAGAATTTAAAGTACCAGGTAATAATCTGTCTTCTGTTTGTTTTGTTAATTTTAGTAATGCTGTTTGGGGTGCAAATGCACCTATTCCTAAAACGTCAAAAAAGTTAACTATAAAACCTATAATTGCTGTTTTCCCCCAGGATACATTTTCTAAATTATCTTTATGTTTCATAAAATCTTTAAATAATATAATTCCAAACCACACCGCTAAAATTATTAATGCAAACCATATAGCTTTTACCATTCCTATCTCCCCTTTTTATTTTTTATTTTTCATTAGTAAAATTATTTATAAAAACATATATATGCTGTTTGTTCTGCAAGTTTTACATTATATTTTTCATTAGCCTCTACTATAAATGTGTCATTTTTCCCAAATTCTTTCCAAATTGTTTCTCCTGGTAATTTAACTATCATTTTTCCACTAACTATTGTCATGAATTCCTTTTTACATGTAGAAAATTCATATTCGCCTACATCCATTAACCCTATAGTAGCCTCTCCTTCTTTATTAACAAAACTCATAGATTTTACCTTACCATCAAAATACTCATTTACTTTCATCTTTATCGCTCCTCATTTCCAGAATAATTTCAATATTCTGATTATTTCTCCTACAATTTGGTAAATTATCTTATATTCTTCGTTATTCTACTTTTTAAAATAGAATAACGAAGAAATATTCACTGTATTATTTAGACATTTCTTTAGATTTTATTGCACAATCTCTCATAGCTTCTATAATAGCATTTCTAAAACCTTGTTTTTCAAGAGTTGCTACTGCCTCAATTGTAGTTCCTCCTGGTGAACAAACCATATCTTTTAATGCACCTGGATGCATTCCTGTTTCTAGAACCATTTTTGCTGATCCTAATACAGCTTGTGCTGCAAATTTATATGCCTTATCTCTTGGCATACCTTCTAATACAGCTGCATCTGCCATAGCTTCTATAAACATATACACATAAGCTGGGGATGAACCACTTACTGCAGTTACTGCATCCATCAATTTTTCTCCTACTATTTCAGCTTTTCCAAAACTTTCAAAGATACTTATAACTTCTTCAGTCTCCTCTTTAGAAACTAAATCATTAGGACATATAGCAGCCATTCCTTCTCCAACTAATGCAGGAGTATTTGGCATTACTCTAACTATTTTTATTCTTTTTCCAAACATATTTTCTGTATCTTCTAATGCTTTACCTGCTGCAATAGTAACTACTATAACATCTTTTTTAACGCTATCTTTTATCCCCTTTATAACCATTGGGTATAAATTTGGTTTTACAGATAAAACTAATATATCTACTTCTTTAGCTAATTCATTACTATCTGTTGTCACTCCAACCCCAAATTTTTCTTTAGCAGCTTCTAATGCCTTTTCATTTAAATCTGATAATATAATGTTTTCTGGGACAACTAATTTTGAATTAACTATACCTCCAACCATTGCTTGTCCCATATTTCCAGCACCAATAAAACCAATTACCTTATTCATAAGCCTTTCCTCCTAATACAAATTTGTTACTAGGAGAAAGACTAAATTATAAATGTTAATTCCTTCTCCTAGCTTTTATTTTTCTTTACAAGAATATATTAAACTAATTTTCAGTTAAAACTCTTGTTCTGTTCTCTCTATTATCTCATTTTGTAAAACTTTATCTAAGTTATTAAAGTAATCACTATATCCAGCAACACGAACTATTAAATCTTTATATTCATCTGGATTTTGTTGAGCTTCTAATAATGTTTCTTTACTTACAATATTAAATTGGATATGATGTCCATCCATTGTAAAATAAGCTCTTACTAAATTAGCCATATTATCTATTCCTTCCTCACCTTGAACAACTGAAGGAACAAATTTTTGATTCAATAAAGTACCACCAGTTCTTAAATGATCCATTTTAGCTGCTGACTTTATAACACCTGTTGGTCCATTTACATCTGCTCCCTTTGATGGAGAAATACCTTCTGATACTGGAAGATGAGCTTTTCTTCCATCTGGAGTAGCATTTATAACTGATCCAAAGTAAACATGGCATGTTGTTGGTAGCATATCTATTCTATAGCATCCTCCTCTCCCATTAGGTCTTCCATTTACCTCATTATAATAAGCATCAAATACTTCTTTCATTATTTCATCTGCATAGTCATCATCATTACCATATTTAGGAGTTTTATTTTTAACTAAGTTATATATATCTTCATGCCCTTCGAAATTAGATTTTAATGCTTCCATTAATTCTTCTATTGTTATATTCTTTTCATCAAATACTTGATATTTGATTGCTGATAAGCTGTCTGTAATTGTTCCTATACCAACTCCTTGAATATAACTAGTATTATATCTTGCTCCTCCTGCATTATAATCCTTTCCTTTTGCTATACAATCATCTGTAACAACTGATAAGAATGGTGCCGGCATCAATGTTGCATATAATCTTTCTATAACTCTATTACCATTTACTTTTATATCAACAAAATACTTAAGTTGTTTTCTAAATGCATCTAATAAATCCTCATAAGTTTTTAATGTATTTATATCTCCTGTTTTTATACCTAATTGTTTACCAGTTTGAGAATCAACACCATTTAATAATGTTATTTCTAATATTTTGGGTAAATTAAAATATCCAGTTAATATATAAGCTTCTTTACCAAAAGCCCCAGCTTCAACACAACCACTAGTTCCTCCACATCTAGCATCTTCTATAGATTTTCCTGCTCTTACTAGTTCTTGAACTACTGAATCAGCATTAAATATTGATGGTTGCCCCCATCCCTCTCTTATAACTTCGCAAGCTTTCTTTAAAAATCTTTGTGGGGTTTTTTTACTTATTTGTACATTAGAACTTGGTTGTAATAGCTTCATTTCATCTATTACTTCAAGTACTAGATAGCTTACATCGTTAACACCATCTGATCCATCAGCTTTAAGTCCACCACTATTTATGTTTGCAAAATCAGTATATGTTCCACTTTCTTTTAAAGTTATACCAACTTTTGGTGGTGCTGGTTGGTTATTAAATTTAACCCAGAAACATTGCAATAATTCTCTAGCCTGTTCTCTCTCTAATGTTCCTGCTTCTATTTCTTTTTTATAGAATGGATATAAATGTTGATCTAATCTCCCAGGATTAAATGCATCCCAAGGATTCAACTCAGAAATTACACATAAGTGGACAAACCAATACATTTGAATCGCTTCTCTAAAAGTTCTTGGAGCATGAGCTGGTACCCAACTACACACTTCAGCTATCTCCATGAGTTCTTTTTTTCTTACTGGATCTGTTTCTTTTTGTGCTAATTTAGCTGCATATTCTGAATAACGTTTTCCATAAATTATTATAGCATCACAAGCTATATCCATAGCATCTAATTGTTCTTTTTTATCTAATGCTTCATCATCATTTAAATAATCTAATTTACTTACAGCTTCTTTTATTTGTTCTTTAATATCTAAAAATCCCATTTTATAATATTTATCTCCACCTGCAGTATGGCCCGGTCCTCTTTGTTCCATAAATTCAGTGAATATACCTGCTTCATAACAAGCTTTCCATTCTGGAGTCATTTTTTCTAATATTTTATGTCTCATAGATCTTCTTTCCCAGAAAGGAATAATTAATTCTTCTTGTATTTTTTTATCTTCATCAGTTGTTTTAAATGATATTTTTTCACGTTTATCCATTATATCAAAGTCTTCAACTGTATGACAGCATAATTCTGGGTAAGTTGGTGTAGCTGCTGCAGCTTCCCCTCTCTCACCTACTATAAGTTCTCCATCATAAATACAAAGCTCTTTTCTTTTCATTAATTCCTTTAAAACTAATGCTCTTAATACTGGGATTGATACTGTTCCTTCATATTTTTTATAAACATCAGTAACTATTCTAGTTCTCTCCATAGAAATACGTGGTACAGCCTTTAAACTTTCTTCCCTTAATTTTTTAACTCTGTCTGTCATCATAATTAATTACCCCCCTATTTTTACTTTAATTCCAGCCTGCTTAAATTTTTCTGCTATCTTATTCATTTTCTCATCTGATGGTTTTTCCTCACCAGTTAATTTGTACTCCATTTTAAGTCTTTTATATTTATCCATACCCATTTTATGATATGGTAATAAATTTACTTGAATTAAATGTA contains the following coding sequences:
- a CDS encoding L,D-transpeptidase family protein, yielding MSNFKKLFYTLIFILIIEIILIFLSHHNQQKIETSPVDNTNTSILIDITTNNMDLYRNGEIIKSYNVATGKSSTPSPIGTWRIVTKGTWGNGFGGRWMGLNVPWGKYGIHGTNVPYSIGQHSSHGCIRMKNKNVAELYKIVPLGTTVIIWGGPFGNFGKALRSIEPGMRGSDVYEVQKLLKEKKYYSGEPDGIYGENMKSVIHKFQRDNNIPLSNTINSSFYKKLGVELIE
- a CDS encoding sulfite exporter TauE/SafE family protein, whose protein sequence is MVKAIWFALIILAVWFGIILFKDFMKHKDNLENVSWGKTAIIGFIVNFFDVLGIGAFAPQTALLKLTKQTEDRLLPGTLNSANTIPVLIEAIIFIKIIEVDSITLISMLVAATVGAIIGAGIVSKLPEKMIQLTMGCALLVTAYFMLAGQMHWMPGGGDAIGLQGTKLIIAVVINFILGALMTAGIGLYAPCMALVFMLGMSPKVAFPIMMGSCAFLMPPASAKFVKEGAYNRKASVSMCLAGTVGVLIAAFLVKSLPMDILRWLVIAVVIYTATIMLKSAFKNKSKQVIA
- a CDS encoding pyrimidine/purine nucleoside phosphorylase, which codes for MKVNEYFDGKVKSMSFVNKEGEATIGLMDVGEYEFSTCKKEFMTIVSGKMIVKLPGETIWKEFGKNDTFIVEANEKYNVKLAEQTAYICFYK
- the proC gene encoding pyrroline-5-carboxylate reductase, which encodes MNKVIGFIGAGNMGQAMVGGIVNSKLVVPENIILSDLNEKALEAAKEKFGVGVTTDSNELAKEVDILVLSVKPNLYPMVIKGIKDSVKKDVIVVTIAAGKALEDTENMFGKRIKIVRVMPNTPALVGEGMAAICPNDLVSKEETEEVISIFESFGKAEIVGEKLMDAVTAVSGSSPAYVYMFIEAMADAAVLEGMPRDKAYKFAAQAVLGSAKMVLETGMHPGALKDMVCSPGGTTIEAVATLEKQGFRNAIIEAMRDCAIKSKEMSK
- the hypD gene encoding trans-4-hydroxy-L-proline dehydratase, which codes for MMTDRVKKLREESLKAVPRISMERTRIVTDVYKKYEGTVSIPVLRALVLKELMKRKELCIYDGELIVGERGEAAAATPTYPELCCHTVEDFDIMDKREKISFKTTDEDKKIQEELIIPFWERRSMRHKILEKMTPEWKACYEAGIFTEFMEQRGPGHTAGGDKYYKMGFLDIKEQIKEAVSKLDYLNDDEALDKKEQLDAMDIACDAIIIYGKRYSEYAAKLAQKETDPVRKKELMEIAEVCSWVPAHAPRTFREAIQMYWFVHLCVISELNPWDAFNPGRLDQHLYPFYKKEIEAGTLEREQARELLQCFWVKFNNQPAPPKVGITLKESGTYTDFANINSGGLKADGSDGVNDVSYLVLEVIDEMKLLQPSSNVQISKKTPQRFLKKACEVIREGWGQPSIFNADSVVQELVRAGKSIEDARCGGTSGCVEAGAFGKEAYILTGYFNLPKILEITLLNGVDSQTGKQLGIKTGDINTLKTYEDLLDAFRKQLKYFVDIKVNGNRVIERLYATLMPAPFLSVVTDDCIAKGKDYNAGGARYNTSYIQGVGIGTITDSLSAIKYQVFDEKNITIEELMEALKSNFEGHEDIYNLVKNKTPKYGNDDDYADEIMKEVFDAYYNEVNGRPNGRGGCYRIDMLPTTCHVYFGSVINATPDGRKAHLPVSEGISPSKGADVNGPTGVIKSAAKMDHLRTGGTLLNQKFVPSVVQGEEGIDNMANLVRAYFTMDGHHIQFNIVSKETLLEAQQNPDEYKDLIVRVAGYSDYFNNLDKVLQNEIIERTEQEF